The following proteins are encoded in a genomic region of Thermoflexus hugenholtzii JAD2:
- a CDS encoding BMP family lipoprotein yields MPKRIRIWALTALVFTLLLAACAQPATPAPTQPAAPTQAAEPAKKPFRVGLVTDVGKIDDKSFNQGTWEGVQKAVKELGVEAKYIETQDPNDYMKNIAQFADAGYDVIVTVGFALGEATREAAQKYPNVKFIGVDQFQESTIPNVAGLIFEEDKAGFMAGALAALMSKTGKIGAVLGTDAVPPVWRFGEGYRAGAKYVRPDVEVLVVYHNDVGLDKTFTDPEWGKSTALSLVDKGVDVIFGAGGKTGNGALIACAETKKCLAIGVDVDQYYTVPEARSVLLTSAMKDLTEGTFNLIKAAYEGKWQGGNVIGPVRLAPFHDLESQVPQEVRQKLAEIEKGLQDGTIKTNVPPAKPQ; encoded by the coding sequence GCTGGCGGCGTGTGCTCAACCCGCGACGCCTGCCCCCACCCAGCCTGCCGCGCCTACCCAGGCCGCGGAGCCTGCGAAGAAGCCCTTCCGGGTGGGCCTGGTGACCGATGTGGGCAAGATCGACGACAAGTCCTTCAACCAGGGCACCTGGGAGGGTGTGCAGAAGGCGGTCAAGGAGCTGGGCGTGGAGGCCAAATACATCGAGACCCAGGATCCCAACGATTACATGAAGAACATCGCCCAGTTCGCGGACGCCGGCTATGACGTCATCGTCACCGTGGGCTTCGCCCTCGGGGAGGCCACCCGCGAGGCGGCTCAGAAGTATCCCAACGTTAAGTTCATCGGCGTCGATCAGTTCCAGGAGAGCACCATCCCCAACGTCGCTGGGCTGATCTTTGAGGAGGACAAGGCGGGCTTCATGGCCGGCGCCCTGGCTGCCCTGATGAGCAAGACCGGCAAGATCGGCGCCGTCCTGGGCACCGACGCCGTCCCGCCGGTGTGGCGATTCGGCGAGGGCTACCGCGCCGGCGCCAAATACGTCCGCCCCGACGTCGAGGTCCTGGTGGTCTACCACAACGACGTGGGGCTGGATAAGACCTTCACCGACCCCGAGTGGGGCAAGTCCACCGCCCTCTCCCTGGTGGACAAGGGCGTGGATGTGATCTTCGGGGCGGGCGGCAAGACGGGCAACGGGGCCCTCATCGCCTGCGCGGAGACCAAGAAGTGCCTGGCCATCGGCGTGGACGTTGATCAGTATTACACGGTGCCGGAGGCCCGCAGCGTCCTGCTCACCAGCGCCATGAAGGACCTCACCGAGGGGACCTTCAACCTGATCAAGGCCGCCTATGAGGGGAAGTGGCAGGGCGGCAACGTGATCGGCCCAGTGCGCCTGGCGCCCTTCCACGACCTGGAGAGCCAGGTCCCCCAGGAGGTCCGCCAGAAGCTGGCGGAGATCGAGAAGGGGCTGCAGGACGGCACGATCAAGACCAACGTGCCGCCGGCCAAGCCGCAATAA
- a CDS encoding glycoside hydrolase family 2 TIM barrel-domain containing protein, whose translation MRAHFLSHPAEIPSELPSEGWREISLPHQWTLEGIEAEVGWYRLELLAATGPRRWARLYADYFGRAWADEQFLGAHEGYFEPWLLELPREPHTLWLRVAAPKEPYGTVWPRLKRQIKGIFGQHDCRPGGATARGQERGTGGLWGGITIFETGPVALLHLTHQTFRRPQGWRLRIQLTLDALAAGRAELTFTLQPENFEGSSFTTTRMLDLEAGRQTISLIWDLPELPRWEIWERGFPHLYRLEAALGDQRVTAPIGFRTLGQEGAWLLLNDRRVFLRGTNIIPTQWLAAYTSEDAARDVHLLRAANLNAVRVHAHLTHPAFYEACDREGILVWQDFALQWGYADDEAFAQEAVRQAQAMVTHFGAHPSIFLWCAHNEPTHNRYTLAPLVAAAIRAADPTRPVKEASDFREHAYPGWYWGHMRDFQALPGAPLPSEFGAQALPRAELLRRVLGPDAWPPKWETWVYHNFQPEQTFRVAGVEMGERLEAFVENSQRYQARLIEFAIHTYRRAKGQITGYFHFMFVEPWEGITWAVLDVERVPKQGYFALQQASSPVLVSIVPYVERAGVGQPPLREVWVISDLDRPLSLRVSLRLEGPMAFPLGEMTVTLAPHEVRRVFEVMELFEAPLDQREALDTASALLRQLPPGRYSVIAEAWEGEHLWSRHVVEMEYLEPIGPQEEGFW comes from the coding sequence ATGCGAGCACACTTCCTTTCGCATCCCGCGGAAATCCCCTCCGAGCTGCCCTCTGAGGGCTGGCGGGAGATCTCCCTTCCCCATCAGTGGACCCTGGAGGGCATCGAGGCGGAGGTGGGCTGGTATCGACTGGAGCTGCTGGCGGCGACAGGTCCCCGTCGCTGGGCCCGCCTGTATGCGGATTACTTCGGCCGCGCGTGGGCGGATGAACAGTTCCTCGGCGCCCACGAGGGATACTTCGAGCCCTGGCTCCTGGAGCTCCCCCGGGAGCCTCACACCCTCTGGCTCCGCGTGGCGGCCCCGAAGGAGCCTTACGGCACCGTGTGGCCCCGCCTGAAGCGGCAAATCAAGGGGATCTTCGGCCAGCACGACTGCCGCCCCGGCGGGGCCACCGCCCGGGGGCAGGAGCGGGGAACCGGTGGGCTGTGGGGGGGAATCACGATCTTCGAGACCGGGCCGGTGGCGCTGCTCCATCTCACCCATCAAACCTTCCGCCGCCCCCAGGGCTGGCGCCTCCGGATCCAGCTTACCCTGGACGCCCTCGCCGCTGGCCGTGCGGAGCTCACCTTCACCCTCCAGCCGGAGAACTTCGAGGGCTCCTCCTTCACGACCACACGGATGCTGGACCTGGAGGCCGGACGGCAGACGATCTCCCTCATCTGGGATCTCCCGGAACTCCCACGCTGGGAAATCTGGGAGCGGGGCTTTCCCCATCTCTACCGGCTGGAGGCCGCTCTGGGGGATCAACGGGTGACAGCGCCCATCGGCTTCCGAACCCTCGGACAGGAGGGCGCGTGGCTGCTCCTGAACGACCGCCGGGTGTTCCTGCGGGGCACCAACATCATCCCCACCCAGTGGCTGGCCGCCTACACCTCTGAGGACGCTGCACGCGATGTCCACCTGCTGCGAGCCGCGAACCTCAACGCTGTGCGGGTACACGCCCATCTCACCCATCCCGCTTTCTACGAGGCCTGCGATCGGGAGGGGATCCTGGTCTGGCAGGACTTCGCCCTGCAGTGGGGCTATGCCGACGATGAGGCGTTCGCCCAGGAGGCCGTCCGCCAGGCCCAGGCGATGGTGACACACTTCGGGGCGCATCCCTCGATCTTTTTGTGGTGCGCCCACAACGAGCCCACCCACAACCGGTATACCCTGGCGCCCTTGGTGGCGGCGGCCATCCGGGCCGCGGATCCCACCCGACCGGTGAAAGAGGCCTCGGATTTCCGGGAGCACGCGTATCCCGGATGGTATTGGGGCCACATGCGGGACTTCCAGGCGTTGCCCGGCGCGCCGCTGCCCTCGGAGTTCGGGGCGCAGGCACTGCCCCGGGCGGAGCTCCTCCGACGGGTCCTCGGCCCCGACGCCTGGCCGCCGAAATGGGAGACGTGGGTGTATCACAACTTCCAGCCGGAGCAGACCTTCCGCGTGGCAGGGGTGGAGATGGGGGAGCGCCTGGAGGCCTTCGTGGAGAACAGCCAGCGCTATCAGGCCCGCCTCATCGAATTTGCGATCCACACGTATCGGCGGGCCAAAGGACAGATCACCGGCTACTTTCACTTTATGTTCGTCGAGCCGTGGGAAGGGATCACCTGGGCCGTGCTGGATGTGGAACGCGTCCCTAAGCAAGGCTATTTCGCCCTGCAGCAGGCCTCCAGCCCGGTCCTGGTCTCCATCGTCCCGTATGTGGAGCGAGCGGGGGTAGGCCAGCCGCCCCTGCGGGAGGTCTGGGTGATCTCGGACCTGGACCGGCCGCTTTCCCTGCGGGTCTCCCTCCGCCTGGAGGGACCGATGGCCTTCCCCCTGGGGGAGATGACCGTGACCCTGGCGCCCCACGAGGTCCGTCGGGTGTTCGAGGTGATGGAGCTCTTCGAAGCCCCGCTGGACCAGCGGGAGGCCCTGGACACAGCGAGCGCCCTCCTCCGGCAGCTGCCACCCGGACGCTATTCGGTCATCGCGGAGGCCTGGGAGGGGGAGCACCTCTGGTCCCGCCACGTCGTCGAGATGGAATACCTGGAACCCATCGGGCCGCAGGAAGAAGGGTTCTGGTGA
- a CDS encoding TadE/TadG family type IV pilus assembly protein yields the protein MRRRGQGLVEFALALPLLLFLAMAIADFGRILLIYAELGGGVREALRYAIVQAPTSSMTKAQWSSFCYEALLDRLKATLVLTPKQALVPQSTYFVYFESFRYDTGQFQPAVECASVDKKFVLKREDRVVIDARVTVSPVTPMIQALLPQVTIRYRAGRTLFPPDGVYFGPSQLPSP from the coding sequence ATGCGGCGAAGGGGGCAGGGGTTGGTGGAGTTCGCCCTGGCGTTGCCCTTGTTGCTGTTTCTGGCGATGGCCATCGCGGATTTCGGGCGGATCCTGCTGATCTATGCGGAGCTGGGTGGGGGCGTGCGGGAGGCCCTGCGGTATGCCATCGTCCAGGCACCTACGAGCAGCATGACCAAAGCCCAGTGGAGCAGCTTTTGTTATGAGGCCCTGCTGGATCGCCTGAAGGCCACGCTGGTGCTGACCCCCAAGCAGGCGCTGGTCCCGCAGAGCACTTACTTTGTGTATTTCGAATCCTTCCGCTACGACACCGGACAATTCCAGCCGGCGGTGGAGTGCGCTTCGGTCGACAAGAAGTTCGTGCTGAAGCGGGAGGACCGGGTGGTGATCGATGCTCGGGTGACCGTCTCGCCGGTGACGCCGATGATCCAGGCCCTGCTGCCTCAGGTGACGATCCGGTATCGGGCCGGGCGGACCCTGTTCCCGCCGGACGGGGTGTATTTCGGCCCGAGCCAGCTGCCGAGCCCATAA
- a CDS encoding glycoside hydrolase family 36 protein yields MFTFLDPSGLRWTAGIALEAVDGQTWPSTAWRLVEEQRFPFSDLHGSGEELRQVFQAPGWEAIRLLRRYRAATAVRLLLRRRAASSIALRRAAVLTGPVAAPLPLSRWRFYRNGFHSWSFAGTTPVEGRDAGTLFGPLGAPMTFDVATPPGPPGVRRSDLVAALIVGERALIVGQITTADQFVKIELDTRGMPQLHVYAELDGISVAPEEEIPSEWVWVEIREVSDPDPFGDYAEAVARAMQPRIPPHAPSGWCSWYFYYTRVRDADIRSNLQALAAWREVLPVELIQIDDGFQTAVGEWTRFSPRFPEGVAPLAQEIREAGFTPGLWLAPFLAWPEAGVVRMHPDWLLRDARGRPVSAGFNWYRWLRALDPTHPGVEEWLRDLIRTVVHRWGFPYLKLDFLYAAALPGRRYDPKATRAQALRRGLRAIREAAGESAFLLGCGCPLGPAIGLVDGMRIGPDVAPHWEPRMFGLRRPFRAERSLPAARNAIRNTLTRSWMHRRWWWNDPDCLLLRVHATSLTEDEVRLMLTAVALSGGMVLVSDPVAELPEERRALWAALLPPTGERPEVRDLFEREFPRVMRRAGTLCGAPAVWVGLLNPEDRPWRAALPLSDLGLPESAWGFERWSGRAQRLRGNLPVDLPPHGAALWLLRPIRPGPQWVGSTLRIPPGAEVVEGEEEASWGRWVLRREARARGFVWLGIPDEGDVPEIRWNGRPCPTERAGEGLWRVELAFQGIGVLEACWTSP; encoded by the coding sequence ATGTTCACCTTCCTGGACCCCTCCGGCCTGCGGTGGACCGCGGGGATCGCCCTCGAGGCGGTCGACGGTCAGACCTGGCCGTCGACCGCCTGGCGTCTGGTGGAGGAACAGCGCTTCCCCTTCTCCGATCTCCACGGATCCGGCGAGGAGCTCCGACAGGTCTTCCAGGCGCCCGGTTGGGAGGCGATCCGTCTCTTGCGCCGCTACAGGGCGGCGACGGCTGTCCGACTGCTCCTGCGCCGGCGCGCGGCTTCCTCCATCGCCCTGCGCCGGGCGGCGGTGCTGACCGGGCCGGTGGCGGCTCCTCTGCCGCTTTCCCGCTGGCGATTCTACCGGAATGGGTTTCACTCATGGAGCTTCGCCGGAACCACCCCGGTGGAAGGCCGGGACGCCGGGACCCTTTTCGGGCCCCTGGGCGCCCCTATGACCTTCGATGTGGCGACCCCTCCCGGACCCCCGGGTGTGCGACGCAGCGATCTGGTCGCCGCCCTGATCGTGGGGGAGCGGGCGCTGATCGTCGGCCAGATCACCACGGCGGATCAGTTCGTCAAGATCGAGCTGGACACGCGCGGGATGCCCCAGCTGCACGTGTATGCGGAGCTGGATGGGATCTCTGTCGCCCCGGAGGAGGAGATCCCCTCCGAGTGGGTCTGGGTAGAGATCCGTGAGGTATCCGATCCCGATCCGTTCGGGGACTATGCGGAGGCGGTCGCCCGAGCGATGCAGCCCCGGATCCCGCCGCACGCTCCTTCCGGCTGGTGCTCCTGGTATTTCTACTACACGCGCGTGCGCGATGCCGATATCCGTTCGAACCTGCAGGCGCTGGCGGCATGGCGGGAAGTCCTCCCTGTGGAGCTGATCCAGATCGACGATGGCTTCCAGACGGCGGTGGGGGAATGGACCCGGTTCAGTCCTCGTTTCCCCGAGGGGGTGGCCCCGCTGGCCCAGGAGATCCGGGAGGCAGGCTTCACGCCGGGCCTGTGGCTCGCGCCCTTCCTGGCATGGCCAGAGGCGGGGGTCGTCCGGATGCATCCCGACTGGCTGTTGCGGGATGCGCGGGGCCGTCCGGTCTCCGCCGGCTTCAACTGGTATCGCTGGCTCCGGGCCCTGGATCCCACTCATCCCGGCGTGGAGGAATGGCTTCGGGATCTGATCCGCACGGTGGTCCATCGCTGGGGCTTCCCTTACCTGAAGCTCGATTTCCTTTATGCGGCAGCGCTCCCCGGTCGCCGTTATGATCCGAAGGCCACCCGGGCGCAGGCCCTCCGCCGGGGGCTCCGGGCCATCCGCGAGGCGGCCGGGGAGTCCGCTTTCTTGCTCGGATGTGGCTGTCCCTTAGGCCCCGCCATCGGCCTGGTGGACGGCATGCGAATCGGCCCGGATGTGGCGCCCCACTGGGAGCCCCGCATGTTCGGCCTGCGCCGTCCCTTTCGGGCCGAGCGCAGCCTTCCGGCGGCGCGGAACGCCATCCGGAACACCCTCACCCGCTCCTGGATGCATCGCCGATGGTGGTGGAACGATCCCGACTGTCTGCTGCTGCGCGTCCATGCCACCTCCCTCACGGAGGATGAGGTCCGCCTGATGCTCACCGCCGTTGCCTTGAGCGGGGGGATGGTCCTGGTCAGCGACCCGGTGGCGGAGCTTCCGGAGGAGCGGCGAGCGCTCTGGGCGGCGTTGCTTCCCCCCACGGGGGAGCGGCCCGAGGTGCGGGATCTTTTCGAACGGGAGTTCCCCCGGGTGATGCGCCGGGCGGGAACCCTTTGCGGCGCTCCGGCGGTGTGGGTGGGTCTCCTGAATCCGGAGGATCGGCCCTGGCGGGCGGCGCTGCCTTTGAGCGACCTCGGCCTGCCGGAGTCGGCCTGGGGCTTTGAGCGCTGGTCCGGCCGGGCCCAGCGGCTGAGGGGGAACCTCCCGGTGGACCTGCCGCCGCATGGAGCGGCCCTCTGGCTTCTGCGGCCGATCCGACCCGGTCCGCAGTGGGTGGGCTCCACCCTTCGAATCCCGCCGGGTGCGGAGGTCGTGGAGGGGGAGGAGGAAGCCTCCTGGGGGCGCTGGGTGCTCCGCCGGGAAGCCCGCGCGCGAGGGTTCGTCTGGCTGGGGATCCCGGATGAGGGGGATGTGCCGGAGATCCGATGGAACGGGAGGCCGTGTCCAACCGAGCGGGCCGGGGAGGGCCTCTGGCGGGTCGAGCTGGCCTTTCAGGGAATCGGGGTGCTGGAGGCCTGTTGGACTTCGCCCTGA
- the ndk gene encoding nucleoside-diphosphate kinase encodes MERTLVLIKPDGVQRGLIGEIISRLERRGLKIVALKMMRITPELAARHYAVHQGKPFYEGLIRYITSGPVVAMVVEGPQAIEVVRKTMGATDPAKAEPGTIRADFGLTIGRNLVHGSDGPETAAFEIGLFFREDEILSYERAIDPWVLER; translated from the coding sequence ATGGAGCGGACGCTGGTGCTCATCAAGCCGGATGGGGTGCAGCGGGGGTTGATCGGGGAGATCATCTCCCGTCTGGAACGCCGCGGATTGAAGATCGTGGCGCTGAAGATGATGCGGATCACCCCTGAGCTGGCCGCGCGGCATTACGCGGTCCATCAGGGCAAGCCGTTCTATGAGGGGCTGATCCGTTACATCACCTCGGGGCCGGTGGTGGCGATGGTGGTGGAGGGGCCCCAGGCCATCGAGGTGGTGCGCAAGACGATGGGGGCCACCGACCCGGCGAAGGCGGAGCCGGGGACCATCCGGGCGGACTTCGGCCTCACCATCGGGCGCAATCTGGTCCACGGCTCCGACGGGCCGGAGACCGCCGCCTTTGAGATCGGGCTGTTCTTCCGCGAGGACGAGATCCTCTCCTATGAGCGGGCCATCGACCCCTGGGTCCTGGAGCGCTGA
- the fabD gene encoding ACP S-malonyltransferase translates to MPPRLAFVFPGQGSQYVGMGRALYERYPEARAIFEEADRRLGYALSRLCFEGPEEQLNDTFYTQPALLTVSIAAYETWRTRGGLPPDWVAGHSLGEFSALVAAGALAFPDALRLVQERGRWMKWAGEQQPGAMAAVLGLERAALEEICAEAHRETGEAVVVANDNCPGQLVISGGQRAIARAGELARARGARRVIPLAVSIAAHSPLMAPAVEPFRSVLETIPFSPPRVPVIGNVEARPLDGHPDALRAELARQLIAPVRWTESVRYMVEQGAEIFIEFGPRDVLSGLIRRIAPHVRTLRVEDPETLTQALQALG, encoded by the coding sequence ATGCCTCCGCGGCTCGCCTTCGTCTTCCCCGGCCAGGGCTCCCAGTATGTCGGGATGGGCCGGGCGCTGTATGAGCGCTATCCCGAAGCCCGGGCGATCTTCGAGGAAGCCGATCGCCGGCTGGGATACGCCCTCTCCCGGCTCTGCTTCGAGGGGCCGGAGGAGCAGCTAAACGACACGTTCTACACCCAGCCGGCGCTGCTCACCGTCTCCATCGCCGCTTACGAGACATGGCGAACCCGGGGCGGGCTCCCCCCCGATTGGGTGGCCGGCCACAGCCTGGGGGAGTTCTCGGCGCTGGTGGCCGCCGGGGCCCTCGCGTTCCCCGACGCCTTGCGGCTGGTGCAGGAGCGCGGACGATGGATGAAATGGGCCGGCGAGCAGCAACCGGGGGCGATGGCGGCGGTGCTGGGCCTGGAACGGGCGGCCCTGGAGGAGATCTGCGCGGAAGCCCACCGCGAGACCGGCGAGGCTGTGGTGGTCGCCAACGACAACTGCCCGGGGCAGCTGGTGATCTCCGGGGGCCAGCGGGCCATCGCCCGGGCCGGCGAGCTCGCCCGGGCCCGGGGCGCCCGTCGGGTGATCCCCCTGGCCGTCAGCATCGCGGCGCACTCCCCCCTGATGGCCCCCGCCGTGGAACCCTTCCGGTCGGTGCTGGAGACCATCCCCTTCTCGCCGCCCCGCGTCCCGGTGATCGGGAACGTGGAGGCCCGCCCCCTCGATGGCCATCCCGACGCCCTGCGGGCGGAGCTGGCCCGCCAGCTCATCGCCCCCGTCCGCTGGACGGAGAGCGTGCGCTATATGGTGGAGCAAGGGGCGGAGATCTTCATCGAGTTCGGCCCCCGGGATGTGCTGAGCGGCCTGATCCGCCGCATCGCCCCGCATGTGCGCACCCTCCGGGTGGAGGATCCGGAGACGCTGACGCAGGCCCTGCAGGCCCTCGGTTGA
- a CDS encoding oligosaccharide flippase family protein: protein MSLRARIELMTLRRIGGYARWRERLAVQSALWGMALGWSRFLGFFQTLLLAHWLGPADFGRFSALQSWLRFGHESGESGLSMLIIRDLSRGDAPRVRTYVILRGLWIAGLWGLAGLAAWGAVAPPAIQQELPALTPLLFLMLIIPLQGARLAAVGRLDRAAAVVFLTRTVGLTGMTLAARWGWTALWLGFAGAMALDSLGLWMAARRVGPPLWPAAGRRWMPEALKEGLQMLAFGILGSLYARADSLLLLSLRGSVEAGFYSLAYRFYEAGLLLSNALAVALLPRLAREETPAHRARRLLGAYLALPLSMAIGMALLAEPLIRLPFGPRYLPAVPMLRWLGLSWIPAFLSGLGSTVWISAGRSGRLLVVFALGAAVNLSLNLILIPRWGGVGAAIAMLASTTAMALAFLPTLRPR from the coding sequence ATGAGTCTGCGAGCGCGCATCGAGTTAATGACATTGCGACGGATAGGCGGATATGCCCGATGGCGGGAGCGGCTGGCTGTTCAGTCCGCCCTCTGGGGGATGGCCCTCGGCTGGTCGCGGTTCCTGGGGTTCTTTCAGACCCTCCTGCTGGCGCATTGGCTGGGCCCAGCCGATTTCGGGCGGTTCAGCGCCCTTCAGAGCTGGTTGCGCTTCGGCCATGAGAGCGGCGAGTCCGGCCTCTCGATGCTCATCATTCGGGATCTGAGCCGCGGCGATGCCCCCCGGGTGAGGACGTATGTGATCCTGCGGGGGCTCTGGATCGCGGGCCTGTGGGGGCTGGCCGGGCTGGCGGCGTGGGGGGCGGTGGCGCCCCCGGCGATCCAGCAGGAACTGCCGGCACTGACCCCGCTGCTGTTCCTGATGCTGATCATCCCGCTGCAGGGCGCCCGCTTGGCGGCGGTTGGTCGGCTGGACCGCGCGGCCGCGGTGGTGTTCCTCACCCGCACGGTGGGGCTCACCGGCATGACCTTGGCGGCGCGATGGGGATGGACGGCGTTGTGGCTCGGCTTCGCGGGGGCGATGGCCCTGGACAGCTTGGGACTCTGGATGGCCGCTCGGCGGGTGGGGCCGCCGCTCTGGCCGGCCGCCGGGAGACGGTGGATGCCTGAGGCGCTCAAAGAGGGGCTCCAGATGCTGGCCTTCGGGATCCTGGGATCCCTCTACGCGCGGGCGGACAGCCTGTTGCTCCTGAGCCTGCGGGGGTCTGTGGAGGCGGGCTTTTACAGCTTGGCGTATCGCTTTTATGAGGCTGGTCTGTTGCTCAGCAACGCCCTCGCCGTGGCGCTGCTCCCCCGGCTGGCCCGGGAGGAGACCCCGGCCCATCGGGCCCGTCGCCTCCTCGGCGCCTACCTGGCGCTTCCGCTGAGCATGGCGATCGGGATGGCCCTTCTGGCAGAGCCGCTGATCCGGCTTCCCTTCGGCCCCCGCTATCTTCCGGCCGTCCCGATGTTGCGGTGGCTAGGGCTGTCCTGGATCCCGGCCTTCCTTTCCGGCCTGGGATCAACGGTCTGGATCAGCGCAGGGCGCTCGGGAAGGCTTCTGGTCGTCTTCGCCCTGGGAGCCGCCGTGAACTTGAGCCTGAACCTGATCCTGATCCCCCGCTGGGGCGGGGTGGGGGCGGCCATCGCCATGCTCGCTTCCACCACGGCCATGGCCCTCGCCTTCCTCCCCACCCTGAGGCCTCGCTGA
- a CDS encoding DUF3105 domain-containing protein: MVIYYDDPGPEALQTLRAWARMFNGPWDGIVVVPRPGLGRAVILTAWTRMLRLESWDPEATAAFVDAFRGRGPERPVR, from the coding sequence GTGGTGATCTACTACGACGATCCAGGGCCGGAGGCGCTCCAGACGCTCCGGGCGTGGGCGCGCATGTTCAACGGCCCTTGGGATGGGATCGTGGTCGTCCCCCGGCCCGGGCTCGGGCGGGCGGTGATCCTGACCGCCTGGACCCGCATGCTGCGTTTGGAGTCCTGGGATCCGGAGGCCACTGCGGCCTTCGTCGATGCCTTCCGCGGCCGCGGCCCGGAACGTCCGGTGCGATAA
- a CDS encoding quinone oxidoreductase family protein produces the protein MRAVRIHQFGGPEVLQVDEIPIPTPGPGQVLVRLRAIGVNFIDTYHRTGLYRISLPFIPGQEGAGEVVAVGPGVTEFREGDRVAYAGVSGSYAEYNVVPADRLVKLPPAIDFPQAAAVLLQGITAQYLSVSTYPLKPGETCLIHAAAGGVGTLLVQMAKRRGARVIATVSSPAKAEVVRDLGADAVILYTEQDFEAEVKRLTDGRGVDVVYDSVGKDTFEKSLNCLRPRGYMVLFGQSSGPVPPIDPQILNQKGSLFLTRPSMWHYLLTREELLWRAGEVLHLVATGQLKVFIDSTFPLEQAAEAHRRLASRQTVGKILLIP, from the coding sequence ATGCGCGCGGTTCGGATCCATCAGTTCGGCGGCCCCGAAGTCCTTCAGGTGGATGAGATCCCTATCCCCACCCCCGGCCCCGGCCAGGTCCTGGTCCGCCTCCGAGCCATCGGGGTGAACTTCATCGACACTTATCATCGGACCGGCCTTTACCGGATCTCGCTCCCCTTCATCCCCGGGCAGGAGGGGGCGGGCGAGGTGGTCGCCGTCGGCCCTGGGGTGACGGAGTTCCGGGAAGGAGATCGGGTGGCATATGCCGGGGTCTCCGGCTCCTACGCGGAATACAATGTGGTGCCCGCGGATCGTCTGGTGAAGCTACCCCCCGCCATCGATTTCCCGCAAGCGGCGGCGGTCCTCCTCCAGGGCATCACTGCGCAGTATCTCAGCGTCAGCACGTATCCCCTGAAGCCCGGCGAGACCTGTCTCATCCACGCGGCCGCTGGGGGCGTCGGGACGCTGCTGGTGCAGATGGCGAAGCGCCGGGGCGCCCGGGTGATCGCCACGGTCTCCTCCCCTGCCAAGGCCGAGGTCGTCCGCGACCTGGGGGCGGACGCGGTGATCCTCTACACCGAGCAGGACTTTGAAGCGGAGGTCAAGCGCCTCACCGACGGCCGCGGCGTCGATGTGGTCTACGACTCCGTGGGGAAGGACACCTTCGAGAAGAGCCTGAACTGCCTGCGTCCCCGCGGCTACATGGTGCTCTTCGGTCAATCCAGCGGGCCGGTTCCTCCCATCGATCCTCAGATCCTGAACCAGAAAGGCTCCCTGTTCCTCACCCGCCCCTCGATGTGGCACTACCTGCTGACCCGCGAGGAGCTGCTCTGGCGGGCCGGGGAGGTGCTCCATCTGGTGGCCACCGGCCAACTGAAGGTCTTCATCGACTCCACCTTCCCGCTGGAGCAGGCGGCGGAGGCCCACCGCCGCTTGGCCTCCCGCCAGACGGTGGGGAAGATCCTGCTGATCCCATAA